One window of Dehalococcoidia bacterium genomic DNA carries:
- a CDS encoding MFS transporter yields the protein MALDRLRRRRSGEGRGPERPIRPWSAFAFRDYRILWISSVCGLMTMQMRMLATGVWLYDVTGSGLQLGLLGVVQLAVQLPAILYGGALADRWDRKKLIAVAQSFTFVFMALVAVLAATDRLAPWHIYAVTAVLGVSSVLGGPARSAITANIVPRSHLMHAVTSNQATFQIGAIAAPLAFALVVQTLDATAAFVVSALFALPASLMPLMIRTQVAPVESGGSDESVLRRIWEGAVYVMRHPILPGLYLLDIGVTVVSFYRQILPLIVDRMFKAGPGAVGVMTAANSLGGVVGTFAVLFLANFRAKGMLVLYATLVYAILIIAFGFSTSLWLGTLLIAGLGATDAIGMTTRQTTVQLTTPDHMRGRAVSAHSVSAMTANNLGTFEVGFMSEQIGADRTMILGGAISVVVVILVWWLVKGIREYRYP from the coding sequence GTGGCACTAGACCGCCTGCGCCGCCGACGAAGTGGCGAGGGTCGAGGGCCTGAACGTCCCATCCGACCGTGGTCGGCATTTGCATTTCGGGACTACCGTATTCTGTGGATTTCGTCCGTTTGCGGCTTGATGACAATGCAGATGCGGATGCTGGCCACTGGCGTATGGCTCTACGACGTTACGGGCTCTGGACTGCAACTCGGTCTTCTTGGTGTCGTGCAGCTCGCTGTGCAGCTCCCGGCGATCCTTTACGGCGGCGCATTAGCGGACAGATGGGACCGCAAGAAACTGATCGCCGTCGCGCAGTCTTTCACCTTCGTGTTTATGGCCCTGGTCGCGGTGCTCGCCGCCACTGACAGGCTCGCGCCGTGGCACATATATGCTGTAACCGCAGTTCTGGGTGTCTCGAGCGTCCTCGGTGGACCAGCTCGCTCGGCCATAACGGCTAACATTGTCCCGAGATCTCATCTCATGCACGCCGTAACATCCAACCAGGCGACATTTCAGATCGGTGCAATTGCTGCCCCGCTCGCCTTTGCACTGGTGGTGCAGACCCTTGATGCCACAGCCGCCTTTGTCGTTTCGGCCCTGTTTGCACTCCCGGCATCTCTGATGCCCCTGATGATCAGGACGCAGGTGGCGCCGGTTGAGTCAGGGGGAAGTGACGAATCGGTCCTCAGACGTATCTGGGAGGGTGCCGTGTACGTCATGCGGCACCCAATACTTCCTGGCCTCTACCTGCTTGACATCGGGGTTACTGTCGTTAGCTTCTACAGGCAGATTCTGCCGCTCATCGTGGACAGGATGTTCAAGGCGGGCCCAGGGGCAGTTGGGGTAATGACTGCGGCTAATTCGTTGGGAGGAGTTGTAGGTACGTTCGCGGTGCTGTTTCTGGCGAATTTCAGAGCGAAAGGCATGCTGGTTCTCTATGCCACCCTGGTGTACGCGATCCTCATAATTGCATTTGGCTTTTCCACGTCGCTGTGGCTGGGAACGCTGCTGATCGCCGGCCTTGGCGCGACAGACGCGATTGGCATGACTACGCGCCAGACCACAGTGCAGCTTACGACCCCGGACCATATGCGAGGACGCGCGGTGAGCGCTCACTCAGTCAGTGCAATGACTGCCAACAATCTTGGGACGTTCGAAGTCGGCTTCATGTCAGAGCAGATAGGAGCTGACCGCACGATGATTCTCGGAGGGGCGATCTCCGTCGTAGTGGTTATCCTGGTCTGGTGGCTCGTAAAAGGGATCCGCGAGTACCGCTATCCTTGA
- the lipB gene encoding lipoyl(octanoyl) transferase LipB: MPYKEALDLQQHVHSQVVEGRTPDTLILLEHPHTFTLGRRGLIDDILIDQAELDRLGIDVYHTDRGGEVTYHGPGQLVGYPIIDLRRWGGGPLKYVRALERTISGTLDQFGISGTSEGHPTGVWVDGKKIAAIGVKVARRVTTHGFALNVSTDLSYFKHIVPCGMPLAHVTSISQETVETAHVSDVASVLVREFGQVCRFAPEFSKVSYNPGETVSAAN, encoded by the coding sequence ATGCCGTACAAAGAGGCATTGGACCTCCAACAACATGTGCACTCGCAGGTTGTCGAGGGACGAACGCCAGACACGCTGATTCTTCTGGAACACCCTCACACATTCACACTTGGCAGGCGCGGCCTTATTGACGACATCCTGATCGACCAGGCGGAGCTCGACCGGCTCGGGATAGACGTGTATCACACAGACAGGGGTGGCGAGGTGACGTACCATGGGCCAGGCCAACTGGTCGGCTACCCGATCATTGACCTCAGACGCTGGGGTGGCGGACCCCTGAAGTACGTCAGGGCGCTGGAGAGAACAATCTCAGGCACACTCGACCAGTTTGGAATCTCAGGAACGTCGGAAGGACATCCTACTGGTGTGTGGGTGGACGGCAAGAAGATTGCCGCAATCGGAGTGAAAGTAGCGCGTCGCGTTACTACTCATGGGTTTGCGTTAAACGTGTCGACAGACCTGAGTTACTTCAAACACATTGTACCCTGCGGCATGCCTCTCGCCCACGTGACTTCTATCAGTCAGGAAACAGTAGAAACCGCCCACGTGAGTGATGTAGCGTCAGTTCTTGTGCGAGAGTTCGGTCAGGTCTGCCGGTTCGCTCCAGAATTCTCAAAGGTATCGTATAATCCCGGGGAAACTGTCTCAGCGGCAAACTGA
- a CDS encoding 2-oxo acid dehydrogenase subunit E2: MIIELPQVGESVTEGVIGKWLKSIGDRVERYDPLVEVVTDKVNMEMPSPVTGTLTAVLVSEGDTVPMGAPIAEMEVAGETRVENSPMSQAEETADAARPAPDRIGTLLKDVTPVGPTGSGGPITTGDTSKPDRPVKRRRYSPAVLRLAEERGVDLAQIEGTGLGGRVTLKDVRGFIEQSASAVASTEQTPSPLTSLSDGDEERVPLSPVRRMIAENMVRSATEIPQAWTLVEVDVSGLISRRQALRDGFREREGINITYLPFVMKAVAESLKENPLLNSSWDGDAILYKRRINIGIAAAAPDGLVVPVVHDADTMSIAGLARKIDDLTTRARRGQLRLEDVQGGTFTLNNTGVLGSVLSQPLVNFPQAAILTTEAIVKRPVVVGDGIAIRSMMNLCMSFDHRIMDGAEASAFINSVKNRLESIGPDSGVY, translated from the coding sequence GCTCAAGTCCATCGGCGACAGAGTTGAACGTTACGATCCCCTCGTAGAAGTGGTCACTGACAAGGTGAACATGGAGATGCCATCTCCTGTTACTGGAACACTGACTGCGGTGCTCGTATCAGAAGGCGACACTGTCCCCATGGGTGCGCCGATCGCAGAGATGGAAGTAGCTGGGGAGACCCGGGTCGAGAACTCTCCGATGTCACAGGCTGAAGAGACCGCAGACGCCGCTCGACCAGCCCCAGACAGGATCGGAACACTTCTCAAGGACGTCACGCCAGTGGGGCCAACGGGCTCAGGCGGTCCAATCACCACCGGTGACACCAGCAAACCGGACAGGCCGGTCAAGCGGAGGCGATATTCGCCCGCGGTCCTGCGTCTGGCGGAAGAACGTGGAGTCGACCTTGCCCAGATCGAAGGCACCGGACTCGGTGGACGAGTCACCCTCAAGGACGTTCGCGGATTCATCGAGCAATCAGCTTCTGCGGTCGCGTCAACTGAGCAAACTCCCAGCCCGCTTACGAGCCTGTCAGACGGAGATGAGGAGAGAGTCCCTCTATCTCCCGTCCGTCGAATGATCGCTGAAAACATGGTACGGAGCGCAACTGAAATACCACAGGCGTGGACGCTCGTCGAGGTAGATGTAAGCGGCCTGATATCTCGAAGACAGGCACTTCGAGATGGCTTCCGGGAGCGAGAAGGTATCAACATAACCTACCTGCCCTTTGTCATGAAGGCAGTAGCGGAGTCGCTCAAGGAGAACCCACTGCTCAATTCGTCCTGGGACGGAGACGCAATACTGTACAAACGACGCATCAATATCGGCATTGCCGCCGCAGCCCCAGACGGCCTGGTTGTGCCGGTAGTTCACGATGCGGACACGATGAGCATTGCAGGCCTCGCCCGTAAGATTGACGACCTAACGACTCGTGCGCGGAGGGGACAGCTCAGGTTGGAAGACGTTCAGGGCGGAACGTTCACGTTGAACAACACTGGAGTCCTTGGGTCAGTGTTGAGTCAGCCTCTGGTGAATTTCCCTCAGGCGGCTATCCTGACAACTGAGGCAATAGTAAAACGCCCGGTTGTCGTGGGAGACGGAATCGCAATCCGATCGATGATGAACCTGTGCATGAGTTTCGACCACAGGATCATGGACGGCGCGGAGGCCAGCGCATTCATCAACTCCGTGAAGAACCGGCTGGAGTCCATCGGCCCTGATTCGGGCGTCTACTGA